The sequence CTGGTCAGCCGGTTGCGATGCATAGGTGACGAAGATCGGGTAGGGGTAGTTGCCGAGCTCCACCGGCTTCTGCGGTGTGATGCCGGCGCCGCAGGTCGCAAGCTGCGGGAAGAAGAACGAGCCGACCTTCTGCATCCGCGCCCAGCCTTCCTTGTCCTTGGCGGGCAGCGGCGGCCAGATCAGGCCGCGCGGCGAGGTCTCCGCTTCCTTGGCCGGGCCGGTGATGGTGGTGCCGAAGGCGGCGTCGACATCGTTGTTGATCAGCCCTTTCCACATCGCGCCGTAACTGGCGAACTCGACGGCCTTGACGTCCTTCTGCGTGAGGCCTGCGAAAGCCAGCACCGCGAGCGAGTTCTGGTTCAGCGCAGGCGAGCCGACCACGAAGCCGACGCGCTTGCCCTTGAGGTCTTTCAGCTCCTTCACTCCGGTGTCGGCGGCAACGCCGAGCGAGCCGCAATTGCAGTCGACGGACGAGAGCAGGATCTGGAGCGGCTGCGGTCCCCATTCCTTCGATCCGAACTCGAACACGCCCTCCTGCGCGAAATAGGTGCCTGATCCCATCGCGGACGAGACCGCGCGCTTGGCACGCAGCGGCGCGAGGCGTGCGACGTCGTTGCCCGCGGGGAGCACGCGCACATCGGTGCCGTATTTGTCCTTCATCATCTTGCCGACGCCGACCGCGATGTTGAAGCCGGCGGTGCCGGTGTCATAAGCGGTGAACGTCAACGTCGCCGGCAACTTGAGATCCTCGGCGGACGCGTAGCGAGTAGACACAAAAGAAATGCCCGCCACCAAGGCAGGCGCGAGCACGAGCAGCCCACGAAGCATGTTTCCCTCCATCAATCCTCGCGTTTGCCGCGAAGAATTTCGTTCTTTGTTTGAAACAACGTTTTGTTTGCAGCAGATCATGTCACTGCGATCGAGCGATGGCAACGCCGGACCGCGAGTGCAGAAACGGCGCTGACAGAATGTCGCGGAATCAGCGGATCATGCAGTCAACTCGCGACGATCGCGATGGTCTGTCCCTCCGCAACGACGTCGTCGAGCTTCACCAGAAGCGATGTGATCGTGCCGCTCGCGGGCGAGGGCACCGGTATCTCCATCTTCATCGCTTCGACTACCACAATCTCATCGCCATCCGCGACGGTTCCTCCAACTTGCACGGGAGTTGCGCAGATCCGGCCCGCGATCTCCGTGACGATCTTAATTTCTGGCATGCCATCGCCTTTTTGTTGTCGTCGCAAAATGCCTGAGGTAGCGTCGTCTGCAAGTGGAATTTAATTCCGCAGAGCGGAACAAACGGTAGGGAACATGGGACGACGATCGGAGCGGTTGAGTAGGCAAGGCGCGCTCGCTGGCGATGCCGGTGAGGGTGATGTCATTCAGGTGGTGTCGCGCGCGTTCGACGTGTTGCGATGTTTCGAGGGCCACGAGGCGCGACTCGGCAATCTCGA comes from Bradyrhizobium sp. CCGE-LA001 and encodes:
- a CDS encoding acetyl-CoA carboxylase biotin carboxyl carrier protein subunit, coding for MPEIKIVTEIAGRICATPVQVGGTVADGDEIVVVEAMKMEIPVPSPASGTITSLLVKLDDVVAEGQTIAIVAS
- a CDS encoding TAXI family TRAP transporter solute-binding subunit, translated to MLRGLLVLAPALVAGISFVSTRYASAEDLKLPATLTFTAYDTGTAGFNIAVGVGKMMKDKYGTDVRVLPAGNDVARLAPLRAKRAVSSAMGSGTYFAQEGVFEFGSKEWGPQPLQILLSSVDCNCGSLGVAADTGVKELKDLKGKRVGFVVGSPALNQNSLAVLAFAGLTQKDVKAVEFASYGAMWKGLINNDVDAAFGTTITGPAKEAETSPRGLIWPPLPAKDKEGWARMQKVGSFFFPQLATCGAGITPQKPVELGNYPYPIFVTYASQPADQIYAITKSMIVNYDAYKDSAPGAGGLGADRQTKNWVVPVHPGAVKALKEAGHWSDAQEAHNNKLIKRQEVLGAAWTDYGKSNPPSDDKAFVDGWMKARAAALAKADMPNGFEE